A part of Amycolatopsis lurida genomic DNA contains:
- a CDS encoding SigE family RNA polymerase sigma factor, whose protein sequence is MARGDDEFVEFVRNSANRLQHAAYLLTSDRHQAEDATQTALAKTYAAWSRVRRKDAYAYARQVLVNHVIDGWRRPIRENATEDIPEQPSGLDVAGAVVQRKWLLDALRTLTDRERAVVVLRHFFDLKESDVAGELGVSIGTVKSTNSRALSKLRITAEDGTELIGGLGR, encoded by the coding sequence GTGGCTCGCGGCGATGACGAGTTCGTCGAGTTCGTGCGGAACTCGGCGAACCGTCTTCAGCATGCCGCCTACCTGCTCACCAGCGACCGTCATCAGGCCGAGGACGCCACCCAGACGGCGCTCGCGAAAACGTATGCGGCCTGGTCGCGCGTACGCCGTAAAGACGCGTACGCGTACGCGCGACAGGTCCTCGTCAACCATGTGATCGACGGCTGGCGGCGCCCGATCCGGGAGAACGCCACGGAGGACATCCCCGAGCAGCCGAGCGGCTTGGACGTCGCCGGCGCCGTCGTCCAGCGGAAATGGCTGCTTGACGCGTTGCGTACGCTCACAGACCGGGAAAGGGCCGTCGTGGTGCTCAGGCATTTCTTCGATTTGAAGGAATCCGACGTGGCCGGCGAACTGGGTGTCTCGATCGGCACCGTGAAGAGCACCAACTCCCGCGCCCTGAGCAAGCTGCGGATCACCGCGGAGGACGGAACGGAACTGATCGGGGGGCTGGGACGATGA
- a CDS encoding copper resistance CopC family protein encodes MRFKRFGASLLVAGLALMGAATPAMAHSELKSSDPARGASLTTPPTQIKLTFSGPVTLADDNPIQITGPENASWTVGRAEVADTVVTAPVQAVGPAGEYTLRYKVAFDDSHAASGSVKFTLSAPAAAPSPSSQAPAAGQAPASSASPAPQAGETTPEGLVPAWVWIVLAVAVVVAGLVVALRFTRRKD; translated from the coding sequence ATGAGGTTCAAGCGGTTCGGCGCGTCGTTGCTGGTCGCCGGGTTGGCCCTGATGGGCGCCGCGACCCCGGCGATGGCCCATTCGGAGCTGAAGAGCAGTGACCCGGCCAGGGGCGCTTCGCTGACGACACCGCCGACACAGATCAAGCTGACCTTCTCGGGGCCGGTCACCCTCGCGGACGACAACCCGATCCAGATCACCGGACCGGAGAACGCGTCGTGGACGGTCGGCCGGGCGGAGGTCGCCGACACGGTCGTCACGGCGCCGGTCCAGGCCGTCGGGCCGGCGGGCGAGTACACCCTCCGCTACAAGGTGGCCTTCGACGATTCGCATGCCGCGAGCGGCTCGGTGAAGTTCACCCTCAGCGCCCCGGCTGCCGCCCCGAGCCCGTCGAGCCAGGCCCCGGCCGCCGGCCAGGCCCCGGCGAGCAGCGCCTCCCCGGCACCGCAGGCGGGTGAGACCACTCCGGAAGGCCTGGTGCCGGCCTGGGTGTGGATCGTCCTCGCGGTCGCCGTGGTCGTGGCCGGGCTCGTCGTCGCGCTCCGGTTCACCCGCCGGAAGGACTGA
- a CDS encoding Uma2 family endonuclease produces the protein MSVVQWPHRLLTLDDWAALPKDPEHRAEVVEGVLVEAPRPMSFHQLAVTRLGYLLNEQLPEALMALSEAEFIVSELPLTVRVPDVLVAATELVERNPARYAAQDLRLVIEVLSEGTVRTDRVTKFSEYAEVGIEHYWIVDLEEPASMTTYRLIDGEYENFGEHTGKVSLDFDGTPLTFDLDALTTRHAQRP, from the coding sequence ATGAGTGTCGTGCAGTGGCCTCACCGCCTCCTGACGCTCGACGACTGGGCCGCGTTGCCGAAAGACCCGGAACACCGCGCAGAAGTCGTCGAAGGAGTGCTGGTCGAGGCCCCCCGGCCGATGTCGTTCCATCAGCTCGCGGTCACTCGCCTGGGCTACTTGCTCAACGAACAGCTGCCTGAAGCGCTTATGGCTCTTTCTGAAGCCGAGTTCATTGTCTCGGAACTTCCGTTGACGGTTCGCGTACCGGACGTTCTCGTCGCGGCGACGGAGCTCGTGGAAAGAAACCCGGCACGATACGCGGCTCAAGACCTGCGGCTGGTCATCGAGGTCCTCTCCGAGGGCACCGTCCGCACCGACCGGGTCACCAAGTTCTCCGAATACGCCGAAGTCGGCATCGAGCACTACTGGATCGTCGACCTCGAAGAACCGGCGAGCATGACCACCTACCGTTTGATCGACGGCGAGTACGAGAACTTCGGCGAGCACACCGGCAAGGTGAGTCTCGACTTCGACGGAACCCCGCTCACCTTCGACCTCGACGCGCTGACCACCCGGCACGCGCAGCGCCCCTGA
- a CDS encoding acyltransferase encodes MFFDDERSNRLRPQILTELVSQYMNDAERARFYGLPESTRVRERVKIISPENLKIGEHCWIGEGAALDASGGLEIGEHTSIGLNTLIFTHSSWLANMTLQNHSGSDLIERKPVKIGKGCFIGGLVVIMAGVTIGDFATVQPNSVVAKDVPPRTLVAGNPARVFQKYDDEYIQSEVERVRAENARRRALAEERGDTPGSWGAPAGDFTE; translated from the coding sequence ATGTTCTTCGATGACGAGCGCAGCAACCGGCTGCGCCCGCAGATCCTGACCGAACTCGTCTCGCAGTACATGAACGACGCCGAGCGCGCTCGGTTCTACGGACTGCCGGAGTCGACGAGGGTCCGCGAGCGGGTCAAGATCATCAGCCCGGAGAACCTGAAGATCGGCGAACACTGCTGGATCGGCGAAGGCGCCGCGCTCGACGCGAGCGGCGGGCTGGAGATCGGCGAGCACACCAGCATCGGGCTGAACACGCTGATCTTCACGCATTCCAGCTGGCTCGCGAACATGACGCTGCAGAACCACTCCGGCAGCGACCTCATCGAGCGCAAACCGGTGAAGATCGGCAAAGGCTGCTTCATCGGCGGCCTCGTGGTGATCATGGCGGGTGTCACGATCGGCGATTTCGCCACCGTGCAGCCGAATTCCGTGGTCGCCAAGGACGTCCCGCCGCGCACCCTGGTCGCGGGCAACCCCGCGCGCGTGTTCCAGAAGTACGACGACGAGTACATCCAGTCCGAAGTGGAGCGGGTCCGCGCCGAGAACGCGCGGCGGCGGGCGCTGGCCGAGGAACGCGGGGACACCCCCGGCTCTTGGGGTGCCCCGGCGGGCGACTTCACGGAGTAG
- a CDS encoding glycosyltransferase family 4 protein, which yields MRIAVVNNFFPPRVGGSAHMAASLAEQYAARGHEVLAITAAYADAPADETKDGYRVVRLPAVKMPQLGLSIDFDMSFASLRPGNWRRLWKLLDEFKPDAVHLHGQFFDLSWLAGLYARRHKLPMLLTIHTLLISDNKLYGGVFRFLDSVLVNPILRYLKPRYVILDKLGVDYCVERYGTSDANSDYFPIAVDTGNFEKPLTLDVRAEHGLGDGPVIVSLGHVIPLRNRLPLVEALPSILDKHPGVKVLVVGRVYHDVFLKRAEELGVADAVIVTGAVPKADVPAYFAAADIVTHDLNGGCGTASLEAMLSGTATIASVSEDNYPGIELRNGENILLVRPDDSEAVANIVIDLLDDPEKRALVAQRESAMVRANFGLDVVAEEHLRTFEKLVTEADVLR from the coding sequence ATGCGTATCGCAGTGGTGAACAACTTCTTCCCGCCTAGGGTGGGCGGAAGCGCGCACATGGCGGCGTCCCTGGCCGAGCAGTACGCGGCGCGCGGGCACGAGGTGCTCGCGATCACCGCCGCCTACGCCGACGCCCCGGCCGACGAGACGAAGGACGGCTACCGCGTCGTCCGCCTGCCCGCGGTGAAGATGCCGCAACTGGGCCTGTCGATCGACTTCGACATGAGCTTCGCCTCGCTGCGGCCGGGGAACTGGCGGCGGCTGTGGAAGCTGCTGGACGAGTTCAAGCCGGACGCCGTCCACCTGCACGGGCAGTTCTTCGATCTGTCGTGGCTGGCCGGGCTGTACGCGCGGCGGCACAAGCTGCCGATGCTTCTGACCATCCACACGCTGCTGATCAGCGACAACAAGCTGTACGGCGGCGTGTTCCGGTTCCTGGACAGCGTGCTGGTGAACCCGATCCTGCGCTATCTCAAGCCGCGGTACGTCATTCTCGACAAGCTCGGTGTCGACTACTGCGTCGAGCGCTACGGCACGAGCGACGCGAACTCGGACTACTTCCCGATCGCCGTCGACACCGGGAACTTCGAGAAGCCGCTGACTCTCGATGTGCGGGCGGAGCACGGTCTCGGTGACGGTCCGGTGATCGTCTCGCTCGGACACGTGATCCCCCTGCGCAACCGGCTCCCGCTCGTCGAGGCGCTTCCGTCCATTTTGGACAAACACCCCGGCGTGAAGGTGCTCGTCGTCGGGCGCGTCTACCACGACGTCTTCCTGAAGCGGGCGGAAGAACTCGGCGTCGCGGACGCCGTCATCGTCACCGGTGCCGTGCCGAAGGCCGACGTCCCCGCGTACTTCGCCGCCGCCGACATCGTCACGCACGACCTCAACGGCGGCTGCGGCACCGCGTCGCTGGAGGCGATGCTTTCGGGCACCGCGACCATCGCGTCGGTCAGCGAGGACAACTACCCGGGCATCGAACTGCGCAACGGGGAGAACATCCTGCTGGTGCGGCCGGACGACAGCGAGGCGGTGGCGAACATCGTCATCGACTTGCTCGACGACCCGGAGAAGCGGGCTTTGGTGGCACAGCGGGAAAGCGCGATGGTGCGGGCCAACTTCGGCCTCGACGTCGTCGCCGAAGAACACCTGCGTACCTTCGAGAAACTGGTGACCGAGGCCGATGTTCTTCGATGA
- a CDS encoding NAD-dependent epimerase/dehydratase family protein, translated as MPDKKVFFTGGGGFIAAHVIPMLIEGGYTVRVFDNMTRGDRARINEFVATGKVELVEKDVRYGGAVREAMRGCTHVIHFATVSINKSVADPHESIDINMVGNHNVFAAAADEGVERVVFASTASVYGDPKRLPMHEDDELKPLTPYCISKRAGEDMLGFYERTKGLSWNALRFFNVYGPGQKIEAYYTSVINHFIQRLRAGRPPVIDGRGDQSMDFVHVTDLARAVVAALESEQANLPINIGTGIDTSIATLARILIDAVGVDVEPQFNEREVLVSRRAADITRAREVLGWEPKITVEEGMRELVKASE; from the coding sequence ATGCCCGACAAGAAGGTCTTCTTCACCGGGGGCGGCGGTTTCATCGCCGCGCACGTCATCCCGATGCTGATCGAGGGCGGCTACACCGTCCGCGTCTTCGACAACATGACCCGCGGCGACCGCGCCCGGATCAACGAGTTCGTCGCCACGGGCAAGGTCGAGCTGGTCGAGAAGGACGTCCGCTACGGCGGCGCCGTGCGCGAGGCCATGCGCGGCTGCACGCACGTCATCCACTTCGCCACCGTGTCGATCAACAAGTCGGTCGCGGACCCGCACGAGTCCATCGACATCAACATGGTCGGCAACCACAACGTCTTCGCCGCCGCGGCGGACGAGGGTGTCGAGCGGGTGGTGTTCGCCTCGACCGCGTCCGTCTACGGCGACCCGAAGCGGCTGCCGATGCACGAGGACGACGAGCTCAAGCCGCTCACGCCGTACTGCATCTCGAAGCGCGCGGGCGAGGACATGCTCGGCTTCTACGAGCGCACCAAGGGCCTGTCGTGGAACGCGCTGCGGTTCTTCAACGTGTACGGCCCCGGCCAGAAGATCGAGGCCTACTACACGTCGGTGATCAACCACTTCATCCAGCGCCTGCGCGCCGGCCGGCCGCCGGTGATCGACGGCCGCGGTGACCAGTCGATGGACTTCGTGCACGTCACGGACCTGGCCCGGGCGGTCGTCGCGGCGCTCGAGTCGGAGCAGGCGAACCTGCCGATCAACATCGGCACCGGGATCGACACCTCCATCGCGACGCTGGCGCGGATCCTTATCGACGCCGTCGGCGTCGACGTCGAGCCCCAGTTCAACGAGCGGGAGGTGCTGGTCTCGCGCCGCGCCGCGGACATCACCCGTGCCCGCGAGGTCCTCGGCTGGGAGCCGAAGATCACCGTGGAAGAGGGCATGCGCGAACTGGTGAAGGCCTCCGAGTGA
- a CDS encoding DegT/DnrJ/EryC1/StrS family aminotransferase gives MSELEPVVLGQPTVGDEELAAVAEVFRSGWLAGAGPACRRFEERFAKIVGTAHALTTSNCGSALFLGLRVLGVKPGDEVIVGDYTFPATGHAVLQAGATPVFADIRPDVWSADPASIEALITPRTVGILAVDVAGQPGDFDEYRAIADKHGLWLFEDAACAAGATYKSRPAGSLADLTAFSFHGRKGITAGEGGALVSDREDLIAHARKLHTYGIEPAITREGSGALPIPEFHELGYNFRLSDVQAAIMNVQLDRLPDLLSARRSVAKRYHEAFENLPGLDVPVELPDREHPWQAYILTVAPEIDRDALALRIREQGVQCNFGTYASHLQPIYGKKQTLPVSADLFARHLAVPMHANLTDAQVDRVIGTVSAALPS, from the coding sequence ATGTCTGAGCTCGAACCCGTGGTCCTCGGTCAGCCGACTGTCGGCGACGAAGAACTCGCCGCCGTGGCGGAGGTCTTCCGGTCCGGCTGGCTGGCCGGTGCCGGCCCCGCGTGCCGCCGTTTCGAGGAACGCTTCGCGAAGATCGTCGGCACCGCGCACGCCCTGACCACCAGCAACTGTGGCTCGGCACTCTTCCTCGGGCTGCGTGTGCTCGGCGTGAAGCCGGGCGACGAGGTCATCGTCGGCGACTACACGTTCCCCGCCACCGGACACGCCGTGCTCCAGGCCGGCGCGACCCCGGTGTTCGCGGACATCCGCCCCGACGTCTGGAGCGCCGACCCGGCGTCGATCGAAGCCCTGATCACCCCGCGCACGGTCGGCATCCTCGCCGTCGACGTCGCCGGGCAGCCCGGTGACTTCGACGAGTACCGCGCCATCGCCGACAAGCACGGCCTGTGGCTGTTCGAGGACGCCGCCTGCGCCGCGGGCGCGACGTACAAGAGCCGCCCGGCAGGCAGCCTCGCCGACCTGACCGCGTTCTCCTTCCACGGCCGCAAGGGCATCACCGCGGGCGAGGGCGGCGCGCTGGTCTCGGACCGCGAAGACCTCATCGCGCACGCGCGCAAGCTGCACACCTACGGCATCGAGCCCGCCATCACCCGCGAGGGTTCCGGCGCGCTCCCGATCCCGGAATTCCACGAGCTGGGCTACAACTTCCGGCTCTCGGACGTGCAGGCCGCGATCATGAACGTGCAGCTGGACCGGCTCCCGGACCTGCTTTCGGCCCGCCGTTCGGTGGCCAAGCGCTACCACGAGGCGTTCGAGAACCTGCCCGGTCTCGACGTCCCGGTGGAACTGCCGGACCGCGAGCACCCGTGGCAGGCCTACATCCTCACCGTGGCCCCGGAGATCGACCGCGACGCGCTCGCGCTGCGGATCCGCGAACAGGGCGTGCAGTGCAACTTCGGCACCTACGCCTCGCACCTCCAGCCCATCTACGGCAAGAAGCAGACCTTGCCGGTATCGGCGGACCTCTTCGCCCGTCATCTCGCCGTCCCGATGCACGCCAACCTCACCGATGCCCAGGTCGACCGGGTCATCGGGACCGTCAGCGCCGCACTGCCGAGCTAG